The proteins below come from a single Drosophila suzukii chromosome X, CBGP_Dsuzu_IsoJpt1.0, whole genome shotgun sequence genomic window:
- the LOC108010469 gene encoding serine/threonine-protein kinase C-like isoform X3: MPQGMPQGMPQGMHQGMPQGIPQPNMQQGTPMNIPPPNRMSPCHNPNAIPNFHPNGQNPEINRMPPMDGAAGRVNAANGEMNQQMRAAPAPVPVPVPAPVTAPSPDPRQNFAANMVNKPRPTISSNPGSRVSSPAAPRPNHPPGTPAPEETPNQPKITQPSYASLLQ; this comes from the coding sequence ATGCCTCAGGGAATGCCCCAGGGAATGCCCCAGGGAATGCATCAAGGAATGCCCCAGGGTATCCCCCAACCCAATATGCAACAGGGAACACCAATGAACATCCCGCCGCCCAACCGCATGAGTCCTTGCCACAATCCCAACGCGATACCTAACTTCCATCCGAATGGCCAAAACCCTGAGATCAACAGGATGCCGCCAATGGACGGCGCAGCTGGACGAGTCAATGCCGCCAATGGCGAGATGAACCAACAAATGAGGGCTGCTCCCGCCCCCGTACCCGTTCCAGTTCCTGCTCCCGTCACCGCCCCCAGCCCCGATCCTCGACAGAATTTTGCAGCCAATATGGTTAACAAGCCACGGCCGACCATTTCAAGTAACCCCGGGTCGAGGGTGTCATCGCCAGCCGCTCCGAGACCCAATCATCCACCCGGAACCCCAGCTCCGGAAGAGACTCCCAACCAGCCGAAGATCACCCAGCCATCCTACGCATCCCTGCTGCAGTAA
- the LOC108010469 gene encoding serine/threonine-protein kinase C-like isoform X2, translating to MQQIMPQVMQQLMPQGIPQGMPQGMPQGMPQGMHQGMPQGIPQPNMQQGTPMNIPPPNRMSPCHNPNAIPNFHPNGQNPEINRMPPMDGAAGRVNAANGEMNQQMRAAPAPVPVPVPAPVTAPSPDPRQNFAANMVNKPRPTISSNPGSRVSSPAAPRPNHPPGTPAPEETPNQPKITQPSYASLLQ from the coding sequence ATGCAACAAATAATGCCGCAAGTAATGCAACAACTAATGCCACAAGGAATCCCTCAAGGAATGCCTCAGGGAATGCCCCAGGGAATGCCCCAGGGAATGCATCAAGGAATGCCCCAGGGTATCCCCCAACCCAATATGCAACAGGGAACACCAATGAACATCCCGCCGCCCAACCGCATGAGTCCTTGCCACAATCCCAACGCGATACCTAACTTCCATCCGAATGGCCAAAACCCTGAGATCAACAGGATGCCGCCAATGGACGGCGCAGCTGGACGAGTCAATGCCGCCAATGGCGAGATGAACCAACAAATGAGGGCTGCTCCCGCCCCCGTACCCGTTCCAGTTCCTGCTCCCGTCACCGCCCCCAGCCCCGATCCTCGACAGAATTTTGCAGCCAATATGGTTAACAAGCCACGGCCGACCATTTCAAGTAACCCCGGGTCGAGGGTGTCATCGCCAGCCGCTCCGAGACCCAATCATCCACCCGGAACCCCAGCTCCGGAAGAGACTCCCAACCAGCCGAAGATCACCCAGCCATCCTACGCATCCCTGCTGCAGTAA
- the LOC108010469 gene encoding tyrosine-protein phosphatase non-receptor type 23-like isoform X1 gives MLHKDSLDQGVLVQHVCTNGEAEPTPAGNRVHTIDPGMQQRFNLGSQGGNVADGTSTTARQEASDSSPTESSATENSSPRSQIGNADSGRQGSEESSYAQVMQQIMPQVMQQLMPQGIPQGMPQGMPQGMPQGMHQGMPQGIPQPNMQQGTPMNIPPPNRMSPCHNPNAIPNFHPNGQNPEINRMPPMDGAAGRVNAANGEMNQQMRAAPAPVPVPVPAPVTAPSPDPRQNFAANMVNKPRPTISSNPGSRVSSPAAPRPNHPPGTPAPEETPNQPKITQPSYASLLQ, from the coding sequence ATGCTGCACAAGGACTCCCTGGACCAGGGAGTCCTTGTGCAGCATGTTTGCACTAATGGAGAAGCAGAACCCACTCCCGCTGGCAATCGGGTTCATACGATCGACCCGGGCATGCAGCAGAGATTCAATCTCGGATCGCAGGGTGGCAATGTGGCCGATGGAACAAGCACCACCGCCAGGCAGGAAGCTTCGGACTCGTCGCCCACGGAGTCCTCCGCCACCGAGAACTCTAGTCCCCGCTCGCAGATCGGGAATGCTGATTCGGGTCGCCAGGGAAGCGAGGAGAGCAGCTACGCACAAGTAATGCAACAAATAATGCCGCAAGTAATGCAACAACTAATGCCACAAGGAATCCCTCAAGGAATGCCTCAGGGAATGCCCCAGGGAATGCCCCAGGGAATGCATCAAGGAATGCCCCAGGGTATCCCCCAACCCAATATGCAACAGGGAACACCAATGAACATCCCGCCGCCCAACCGCATGAGTCCTTGCCACAATCCCAACGCGATACCTAACTTCCATCCGAATGGCCAAAACCCTGAGATCAACAGGATGCCGCCAATGGACGGCGCAGCTGGACGAGTCAATGCCGCCAATGGCGAGATGAACCAACAAATGAGGGCTGCTCCCGCCCCCGTACCCGTTCCAGTTCCTGCTCCCGTCACCGCCCCCAGCCCCGATCCTCGACAGAATTTTGCAGCCAATATGGTTAACAAGCCACGGCCGACCATTTCAAGTAACCCCGGGTCGAGGGTGTCATCGCCAGCCGCTCCGAGACCCAATCATCCACCCGGAACCCCAGCTCCGGAAGAGACTCCCAACCAGCCGAAGATCACCCAGCCATCCTACGCATCCCTGCTGCAGTAA
- the LOC108010469 gene encoding uncharacterized protein isoform X4 translates to MLHKDSLDQGVLVQHVCTNGEAEPTPAGNRVHTIDPGMQQRFNLGSQGGNVADGTSTTARQEASDSSPTESSATENSSPRSQIGNADSGRQGSEESSYAQECLRECPRECPRECIKECPRVSPNPICNREHQ, encoded by the exons ATGCTGCACAAGGACTCCCTGGACCAGGGAGTCCTTGTGCAGCATGTTTGCACTAATGGAGAAGCAGAACCCACTCCCGCTGGCAATCGGGTTCATACGATCGACCCGGGCATGCAGCAGAGATTCAATCTCGGATCGCAGGGTGGCAATGTGGCCGATGGAACAAGCACCACCGCCAGGCAGGAAGCTTCGGACTCGTCGCCCACGGAGTCCTCCGCCACCGAGAACTCTAGTCCCCGCTCGCAGATCGGGAATGCTGATTCGGGTCGCCAGGGAAGCGAGGAGAGCAGCTACGCACAA GAATGCCTCAGGGAATGCCCCAGGGAATGCCCCAGGGAATGCATCAAGGAATGCCCCAGGGTATCCCCCAACCCAATATGCAACAGGGAACACCAATGA
- the LOC108010468 gene encoding mediator of RNA polymerase II transcription subunit 12: protein MSEPARTTEELCSPISNDEISNSSTMSTALDLIHTGCVPLLERTATDLEPLPKKELGANTQVVKGSEARPEAGSETLPEAGSDAQPQAGSESRPDPVPDPAIPYSAPDRAPDVAPDSVPDTVLHAATHPAPDAVPDSVPDQTPDSVPDSAPDVVSDSAPGSAPDTAPDLAQDPAKDTAPDAVPNATTHPAPDVEPDQAPDSAPDPAPDSAPDPAPDAVPDSAPDPAPDPPPDPPPDPPSEPQPEAGAEATPETPKANPEGQATLESPMISISAQMSPDAPVFYPMGTCFARILDNEEEPLPRMSSRSAFEFGLENGTGPYIGPGGDIPRSYQFVNPESGERNCNSFGLGMRRSSTTIDSQETDEQQPDPSTPWTAYYYGRSGAAEEPSFARPNNSCTAEFVAESSMSGSSPEFPSFESFAAQLDDIGLARDEFMATLRNLLIRANDLMAPLLRGAFQHMTPIQMAEYTTAILETPPLHPSLFMPANVPRPWTGVTGINLPFDLHPHSLTPDDLTRIQAMPKAVNAATQTEYRCMCMLIASGGSVPAPAPVAPTYFQGPTPINGPRMTVPGGGPSGSGGTRAPQSYPPMSAPGSSQNVPPPQPPPQQFGFWARPVPMPMHPHQVPHPPPHRMPRQPHPHGAFPHNPPHPHPGMQPGTQSGVQPGMQPGHPMAPHHPQGSNRGYRAPGPYSPRNHANQGRYGAIGSGRPSQNNGRNYQNSNYQNSNYQNSNYRGHLLYARPGASQSMASVPPTPAGNPAHTIDPGMQQRFNLGSQGGNVADGTSTTARQEASNSSPTESSATENSSPRSQIGNADSGRQGSEESSYAEEDTDEDDAEGEEEEEEEDEEEGTDEDDDEEEEEDEDSEEQSAEGPATEGGGAAGQGDDMEHQPPRQSASPDPRSYCFGEVEFMNYVNTPILPGPGQQNFGATYMEHGLPQAPRPNVPCAQVLPHVTPSHFPGYRAAPDQLSQTSQPYRPSQPSQTSQPSQAMPLMPGSSFLPNAVPAGVPMGDAQFKEPSTSQEQFNNNQFNHGGPAVFGQQRPNPDYNASMLSAESGSSGIYLRPAGPQPQAIYPMRQERPMAPILFEVGGNRSQGAGSPIMMQSVNGNVGLMNAHGHGHGRGRGSSRGPQGHNLYGQINPQPHQNHQNHLPHQNMSYNGNMGQNMMSPQLRSGPVQVNPISTMGRGMNMGVGLLPLPVQMLSPNRMVQPNMQQGMQQPNMPQGMSQIMQQGMQQGMQQGLQQGMQQGMPQGMSQGMSQGMPQVMPQVMPQVVPQVVPQVVPQVVPQVMQQIMPQVMQQLMPQGIPQGMPQGMPQGISQGISQGISHGISQGIPQGLPQGLPQGMPQGMPQGMPQGMPQGMPQGMPQGMPQGMHLGTPQEMPQGMPQGMPQGMPQGMPQGMPQGMPQGMHQGMPQGIPQPNMQQGTPMNIPPPNRMSPCHNPNAIPNFHLNGQNPEINSMPPMDGAAGRVNAANGEMNQQMRAAPAPVPVPVPAPVTAPNPDPRQNFAANMVNKPRPTTSSNPGSRVSSPAAPRPNHPPGTPAPKETPNHPKITQPSYASLLQ from the exons ATGTCCGAGCCGGCACGGACCACTGAAGAGCTGTGCTCCCCCATATCGAACGACGAAATCTCCAACTCCTCTACCATGTCCACTGCCCTTGACTTGATCCACACTGGTTGTGTGCCCCTCCTGGAACGTACTGCCACGGACCTAGAGCCGCTGCCAAAGAAGGAGCTAGGAGCAAATACCCAGGTAGTGAAAGGATCGGAGGCACGACCAGAAGCAGGATCAGAGACACTACCTGAAGCAGGATCAGATGCACAACCACAAGCAGGTTCAGAATCACGGCCAGATCCAGTACCAGATCCAGCAATACCTTATTCAGCACCAGATCGAGCACCTGACGTAGCACCTGACTCAGTACCTGACACAGTACTTCATGCAGCAACACATCCGGCACCTGACGCAGTACCTGATTCAGTACCAGATCAAACACCCGACTCGGTACCTGATTCAGCACCTGACGTAGTATCTGATTCAGCACCAGGTTCAGCACCTGATACAGCACCAGATCTAGCACAGGATCCAGCAAAAGATACAGCACCTGATGCTGTTCCTAATGCAACAACACATCCAGCACCTGACGTAGAACCAGATCAAGCACCTGATTCAGCACCTGATCCAGCACCTGATTCAGCACCTGATCCAGCACCTGACGCAGTACCTGATTCAGCACCAGATCCCGCACCAGATCCACCACCAGATCCACCACCAGATCCACCATCTGAACCACAGCCGGAAGCAGGAGCAGAAGCCACACCAGAGACGCCCAAAGCCAACCCGGAAGGCCAAGCCACACTTGAGTCGCCAATGATCTCGATCAGCGCTCAAATGTCCCCGGATGCGCCGGTCTTCTATCCAATGGGCACCTGTTTCGCACGCATCTTGGACAATGAAGAGGAGCCCCTCCCGCGCATGTCGTCGAGGAGCGCATTCGAGTTTGGTCTCGAGAACGGAACCGGCCCATACATTGGCCCAGGAGGTGATATTCCCCGAAGCTATCAGTTCGTGAACCCCGAAAGCGGCGAGCGCAACTGCAACAGCTTCGGGTTGGGCATGAGGCGCAGCAGTACCACTATTGATAGTCAGGAGACCGACGAACAGCAACCGGATCCCTCCACACCCTGGACGGCCTACTACTACGGCAGGTCGGGGGCGGCCGAGGAGCCTTCATTTGCCAGACCCAACAACAGTTGCACCGCCGAATTTGTCGCGGAGTCATCTATGAGCGGATCCTCCCCAGAGTTCCCGTCCTTCGAGTCCTTCGCCGCGCAGCTGGACGATATCGGGTTGGCGCGCGACGAGTTCATGGCCACGCTGCGCAACCTTTTGATACGGGCCAACGACCTGATGGCGCCCCTCCTTCGAGGGGCCTTCCAGCACATGACGCCCATCCAGATGGCCGAGTACACCACCGCCATTCTCGAGACGCCGCCCCTGCATCCGAGTCTCTTCATGCCGGCG AACGTGCCGCGTCCCTGGACGGGCGTTACTGGAATCAACCTGCCCTTCGACCTCCATCCGCACAGCCTCACGCCCGACGATCTGACCCGCATACAG GCAATGCCCAAGGCAGTGAACGCCGCCACCCAGACGGAGTACCGATGCATGTGCATGCTCATCGCGTCGGGGGGATCTGTGCCAGCGCCTGCGCCCGTAGCGCCGACCTACTTCCAAGGACCGACACCCATCAACGGACCCCGGATGACGGTGCCTGGCGGAGGACCCAGTGGATCCGGTGGAACGAGGGCTCCACAGTCGTATCCACCCATGTCGGCGCCAGGATCTTCACAGAACGTACCACCACCACAGCCACCACCACAGCAGTTCGGCTTCTGGGCCAGGCCCGTGC CAATGCCGATGCATCCACACCAGGTCCCGCATCCGCCGCCGCATCGCATGCCCCGCCAACCTCATCCGCACGGCGCCTTTCCTCATAATCCGCCTCACCCGCATCCGGGAATGCAGCCGGGAACGCAGTCTGGAGTGCAGCCTGGAATGCAGCCGGGTCATCCAATGGCGCCGCATCACCCACAGGGTAGCAACCGTGGCTACCGCGCACCTGGTCCCTACAGTCCGCGCAACCATGCCAACCAGGGCCGCTATGGAGCCATAGGCAGCGGGCGTCCCAGCCAGAACAACGGTCGGAACTACCAGAACTCAAACTACCAGAACTCGAACTACCAGAACTCGAACTACCGTGGGCACCTCCTCTACGCTAGGCCAGGTGCCAGCCAGTCGATGGCTTCTGTCCCTCCCACTCCCGCTGGCAATCCGGCTCATACGATCGACCCGGGCATGCAGCAGAGATTCAATCTCGGATCGCAGGGTGGCAATGTGGCCGATGGAACAAGCACCACCGCCAGGCAGGAAGCTTCTAACTCGTCGCCCACGGAGTCCTCCGCCACCGAGAACTCTAGTCCCCGCTCGCAGATCGGGAATGCTGATTCGGGGCGCCAGGGAAGCGAGGAGAGCAGCTACGCGGAGGAGGACACCGACGAGGACGACGCCGAGGgggaggaagaggaagaggaagaggacgAGGAGGAGGGCACCGATGAAGACGACgacgaggaggaagaggaggaTGAGGACAGTGAAGAGCAGAGTGCCGAGGGTCCGGCTACAGAAGGGGGAGGAGCCGCTGGTCAAGGAGACGACATGGAGCACCAGCCACCCAGGCAGTCTGCATCTCCCGATCCCCGGTCGTACTGCTTCGGCGAGGTGGAGTTCATGAACTACGTCAATACGCCCATACTGCCCGGTCCCGGCCAGCAGAACTTCGGGGCCACCTACATGGAGCACGGCCTACCGCAAGCCCCGCGCCCCAACGTGCCCTGCGCCCAGGTTTTGCCCCACGTCACGCCAAGCCACTTTCCAGGCTATCGCGCTGCTCCGGACCAGTTATCCCAGACATCTCAGCCATATCGGCCATCTCAACCATCTCAGACATCCCAGCCATCCCAGGCAATGCCCTTGATGCCAGGAAGCAGCTTCTTGCCAAATGCAGTCCCCGCCGGAGTTCCAATGGGAGATGCCCAGTTCAAGGAGCCCTCAACGTCCCAGGAACAGTTTAATAACAACCAATTCAACCATGGCGGACCAGCCGTGTTCGGCCAACAGCGACCCAATCCCGACTACAATGCATCCATGCTGAGCGCAGAGTCGGGTTCCAGTGGCATATACTTGAGACCCGCCGGCCCCCAGCCCCAGGCCATCTATCCAATGCGGCAAGAGCGACCCATGGCCCCGATCCTGTTCGAGGTGGGCGGCAATCGCAGCCAAGGCGCCGGTTCGCCAATAATGATGCAGAGCGTCAATGGCAATGTGGGTCTTATGAATGCCCACGGACACGGGCATGGACGCGGTCGTGGTTCTAGTCGCGGCCCCCAGGGCCACAATCTTTATGGTCAGATAAACCCCCAGCCCCATCAAAACCACCAAAACCACCTGCCCCACCAAAACATGTCCTATAACGGCAACATGGGCCAGAACATGATGTCTCCGCAACTGCGCAGCGGTCCGGTTCAGGTCAACCCCATAAGCACAATGGGGAGGGGCATGAACATGGGCGTCGGACTGCTGCCCCTACCGGTGCAGATGCTAAGTCCAAACCGGATGGTGCAGCCCAACATGCAGCAGGGTATGCAGCAGCCCAACATGCCACAAGGAATGTCACAAATAATGCAACAAGGAATGCAACAAGGAATGCAACAAGGATTGCAACAAGGAATGCAACAAGGAATGCCACAAGGAATGTCACAAGGAATGTCACAAGGAATGCCTCAAGTAATGCCACAAGTAATGCCACAAGTAGTGCCACAAGTAGTGCCACAAGTAGTGCCACAAGTAGTGCCACAAGTAATGCAACAAATAATGCCGCAAGTAATGCAACAACTAATGCCACAAGGAATCCCTCAAGGAATGCCTCAAGGAATGCCTCAAGGAATATCACAAGGAATATCACAAGGAATATCACATGGAATATCACAAGGAATACCACAAGGATTGCCCCAGGGATTGCCTCAAGGAATGCCCCAAGGAATGCCTCAAGGAATGCCACAAGGAATGCCACAAGGAATGCCACAAGGAATGCCCCAGGGAATGCCCCAGGGAATGCATCTGGGAACGCCTCAGGAAATGCCTCAGGGAATGCCTCAGGGAATGCCCCAGGGAATGCCCCAGGGAATGCCCCAGGGAATGCCCCAGGGAATGCCCCAGGGAATGCATCAAGGAATGCCCCAGGGTATACCCCAACCCAATATGCAACAGGGAACACCAATGAACATCCCGCCGCCCAACCGCATGAGTCCTTGCCACAATCCCAACGCGATACCTAACTTCCATCTGAATGGCCAAAACCCTGAGATCAACAGCATGCCGCCAATGGACGGCGCAGCTGGACGAGTCAATGCCGCCAATGGCGAGATGAACCAACAAATGAGGGCTGCTCCCGCCCCCGTACCCGTTCCAGTTCCTGCTCCCGTCACCGCCCCCAACCCCGATCCTCGACAGAATTTTGCAGCCAATATGGTTAACAAGCCACGGCCGACCACTTCAAGTAACCCCGGGTCGAGGGTGTCATCGCCAGCCGCTCCGAGACCCAATCATCCACCCGGAACCCCAGCTCCGAAAGAGACTCCCAACCATCCGAAGATCACCCAGCCATCCTACGCATCCCTGCTGCAGTAA
- the wgn gene encoding tumor necrosis factor receptor superfamily member wengen — MMPPRLPGSQGGAMTRSRSSNRSSSGHHLTHTAASKTFHKRRRRRQQHHIGGSHMGLGPGSYLALLLLSTTCTLVATSSSSSSSAADTGLAPPDPPPASQVAISSSSPCAPQHWWDSQRDRCTPCTRCQGEMIPLRPCQLHTDTICGSIYDLKIDWVVLAKTEPNWKERRKSPEYEHFEHNAPLQHLTHEQLQQLHEEAAAAWVLDWQTGVLYVAVLTCLVFFSVAACILIHHMRQWRRMERRLDQDVEELSTKLMAKLAEVQSLDGGTFFIGNADALRGLPASAAATHAAAAQSGIFQPQHVLLPEKRGKHQERRILKTLQPGNVYIEESNAGLGGMGVGLGMRGCAGPKG; from the exons ATGATGCCGCCAAGACTGCCAGGCAGCCAGGGAGGAGCCATGaccaggagcaggagcagcaacAGGAGCAGCAGTGGCCACCACTTAACGCACACGGCGGCAAGCAAAACGTTTCACAAGCGCCGGCGGAGGCGACAGCAGCACCATATCGGTGGCAGCCACATGGGCCTCGGTCCCGGCAGCTACCTGGCCCTGCTCTTGCTCTCCACCACCTGCACCCTGGTGGCCACCAGCTCATCCAGCTCCTCCTCCGCTGCAGACACAGGCCTCGCGCCACCGGATCCTCCTCCGGCCAGCCAGGTGGCCATCTCCTCCAGCTCGCCCTGCGCCCCCCAGCACTGGTGGGACTCGCAGCGGGACCGCTGCACCCCGTGCACCCGCTGCCAGGGCGAGATGATACCGCTGCGGCCCTGCCAGCTGCACACGGACACCATCTGCGGCTCCATATACGACCTCAAGATCGACTGGGTGGTACTGGCCAAGACCGAGCCCAACTGGAAGGAG CGCCGAAAGTCGCCCGAGTACGAGCACTTCGAGCACAATGCCCCACTGCAGCACCTGACCCAcgagcaactgcagcagctgCACGAGGAGGCGGCCGCCGCCTGGGTCCTCGACTGGCAGACCGGCGTCCTCTACGTGGCCGTGCTCACCTGCCTGGTCTTCTTCTCGGTGGCCGCCTGCATCCTCATCCACCACATGCGCCAGTGGCGTCGCATGGAGCGTCGCCTGGATCAGG ATGTGGAGGAGCTGTCGACCAAGCTGATGGCCAAGCTGGCGGAGGTGCAGAGCCTGGACGGAGGCACCTTCTTCATCGGCAACGCGGACGCCTTGCGAGGACTGCCCGCCTCCGCAGCGGCGACGCATGCAGCAGCGGCACAGTCGGGAATCTTCCAGCCGCAACACGTGCTGCTGCCTG AGAAACGCGGCAAGCACCAGGAGCGACGGATCCTGAAGACCCTCCAGCCCGGCAATGTCTACATCGAGGAGAGCAACGCGGGACTGGGCGGCATGGGCGTGGGCCTGGGCATGCGGGGGTGTGCCGGCCCCAAGGGCTGA